From Erigeron canadensis isolate Cc75 chromosome 8, C_canadensis_v1, whole genome shotgun sequence, one genomic window encodes:
- the LOC122611082 gene encoding uncharacterized protein LOC122611082, whose protein sequence is MGTSIRSSRQSNETMRLIVTTFISVVLGFFLGVSFPTISLTKMNLPSTLLSSIDLGYIEDKYSGLSSQLLLNVWSSIRLNKGISLHEPEDAKIWVPTNPRGAERLPPGIVTSESDLYLRRLYGRPAEDLTIKQRYLVTFTVGYEQKDNIDKAVKKFSENFSIMLFHYDGRTTEWNEFEWSTRAIHVSVPKQTKWWYAKRFLHPDILAPYDYIFIWDEDLGLEDFDAERYISLVKKHGLEISQPGLSANSGLTWQMTRKQNDSEVHKEAEERDGWCADPHLPPCAAFIEIMAPVFSRSAWRCVWHMIQNDLVHGWGLDFALRRCVEPAHEKIGVVDAQWVVHQTVPSLGNQGKAENGKAAWEGVRERCKKEWTTFQMRMNLAERAYLKAN, encoded by the exons atgGGAACCTCCATCCGCAG TTCTAGACAATCGAACGAGACTATGAGGTTAATAGTAACAACTTTTATCAGTGTTGTGCTTGGTTTCTTTTTAGGAGTTTCCTTCCCGACCATTTCATTGACCAAG atgaacCTTCCGTCCACTCTACTTTCCTCCATTGATCTTGGTTACATAGAGGACAAGTACTCAGGCCTCTCTTCGCAGTTACTTTTGAATGTTTGGTCTTCCATAAGGCTTAATAAGGGTATATCATTGCATGAACCTGAGGATGCAAag ATTTGGGTTCCAACAAATCCTCGAGGTGCTGAAAGGCTGCCCCCAGGTATAGTTACATCCGAGTCTGATCTGTACCTCCGCAGATTGTATGGTAGACCTGCTGAG GACTTGACTATCAAACAAAGGTACCTTGTAACATTTACAGTTGGTTATGAGCAGAAGGACAACATTGATAAAGCAGTGAAGAAG TTCTCAGAAAACTTCTCCATTATGCTGTTTCATTACGATGGTCGGACAACTGAATGGAATGAATTTGAATGGTCAACGAGGGCTATACATGTCAGTGTTCCGAAACAAACTAAATG GTGGTATGCAAAACGATTTTTGCATCCTGACATACTGGCACCTTATGACTATATATTCATCTGGGATGAGGATCTTGGATTGGAGGACTTTGATGCTGAAAG GTACATAAGCCTGGTCAAGAAGCATGGTTTAGAAATTTCCCAGCCGGGTTTATCAGCAAATAGCGGACTAACATGGCAAATGACAAGGAAACAAAATGATAGCGAAGTGCACAA AGAAGCTGAGGAAAGAGATGGGTGGTGCGCTGATCCACATCTACCACCATGTGCAGC ATTTATTGAGATAATGGCTCCTGTTTTCTCACGAAGCGCTTGGCGTTGTGTTTGGCATATGATCCAG AATGACTTGGTCCATGGATGGGGTCTTGATTTTGCTCTTAGAAGATGTGTGGAG CCCGCGCACGAGAAAATAGGAGTTGTAGATGCACAGTGGGTTGTTCATCAAACTGTTCCTTCACTTGGGAACCAG ggAAAGGCCGAGAATGGAAAGGCAGCATGGGAAGGG GTGAGAGAGAGATGCAAGAAAGAATGGACAACATTTCAAATGCGGATGAACTTAGCAGAAAGAGCATACCTGAAGGCGAATTGA